In the genome of Globicephala melas chromosome 7, mGloMel1.2, whole genome shotgun sequence, one region contains:
- the IFT70B gene encoding intraflagellar transport protein 70B, with product MARLGGAQIPDGEFTAVVYRLIRDARYAEAVQLLGGELQRSPRSRAGLSLLGYCYYRLQEFALAAECYEQLGQLHPELEQYRLYQAQALYKACLYPEATRVAFLLLDNPAYHHGVLRLQAAIKYSEGDLPGARSLVEQLLSEEGGEDIGGENELDGQVNLGCLLYKEGHYEAACSKFSAALQASGYRPDLSYNLALAYYSSRHYAPALKHIADIIERGIRQHPELGVGMTTEGIDVRSVGNTLVLHQTALVEAFNLKAAIEYQLRNYEAAQEALTDMPPRAEEELDPVTLHNQALMNMDARPTEGFEKLQFLLQQNPFPPETFGNLLLLYCKYEYFDLAADVLAENAHLTYKFLTPYLYDFLDATITCQTAPEEAFIKLDGLAGMLTEQLRKLTIQVQEARHNRDDEAVKKAVNEYDDTLEKYIPVLMAQAKIYWDLENYPMVEKIFRKSVEFCNDHDVWKLNVAHVLFMQENKYTEAIGFYEPIVKKHYDNILNVSAIVLANLCVSYIMTSQNEEAEELMRKIEKEEEQLSYEDPDKKIYHLCIVNLVIGTLYCAKGNYDFGISRVIKSLEPYNKKLGTDTWYYAKRCFLSLLENMSKHTIMLRDSVIQECVQFLEHCELYGRNIPAVIEQPLEEERMHIGKNTVTYESRQLKALIYEIIGWNM from the coding sequence ATGGCACGGCTGGGCGGTGCGCAGATCCCCGACGGGGAGTTCACCGCGGTCGTGTACCGGCTCATCCGGGATGCCCGCTACGCCGAGGCCGTGCAGCTGCTGGGCGGAGAGCTCCAGCGGAGCCCGAGAAGCCGCGCCGGCCTGTCGCTGCTGGGCTACTGCTACTACCGCCTGCAGGAGTTCGCGCTGGCCGCCGAGTGCTATGAGCAGCTGGGTCAGCTGCACCCGGAGCTGGAGCAGTACCGCCTGTACCAGGCCCAGGCCCTATACAAGGCCTGCCTTTACCCAGAGGCCACCCGCGTCGCCTTCCTCCTCCTGGACAACCCCGCCTACCACCACGGGGTCCTCCGTCTCCAAGCCGCGATCAAGTACAGCGAGGGCGATCTGCCCGGGGCCAGGAGCCTGGTGGAGCAGCTACTgagtgaggaaggaggagaagacaTCGGTGGCGAGAACGAGCTCGATGGCCAGGTCAACCTGGGCTGTTTGCTCTACAAGGAGGGACATTATGAAGCTGCGTGTTCCAAGTTCTCTGCTGCCTTGCAGGCTTCGGGCTACCGGCCTGACCTTTCCTACAACCTGGCTTTGGCCTATTACAGCAGCCGGCACTACGCCCCGGCGCTGAAGCATATCGCCGACATTATTGAGCGTGGCATCCGCCAgcacccagagctgggtgtggGCATGACCACTGAGGGCATTGATGTTCGAAGTGTTGGCAACACCTTAGTCCTTCACCAGACTGCTCTGGTGGAAGCCTTCAACCTCAAGGCCGCCATAGAATACCAACTGAGAAACTATGAGGCGGCCCAGGAAGCCCTCACGGATATGCCTCCAAGGGCAGAGGAAGAGTTAGACCCTGTGACCCTGCACAACCAGGCGCTAATGAACATGGATGCCAGGCCTACAGAAGGGTTTGAGAAGCTACAGTTTTTGCTCCAACAGAATCCCTTTCCCCCAGAGACCTTTGGCAACCTGTTGCTGCTCTACTGTAAATATGAGTATTTTGACCTGGCAGCAGATGTCCTGGCAGAGAATGCCCATTTGACTTACAAGTTCCTCACACCCTATCTCTATGACTTCTTGGATGCCACGATCACTTGCCAGACAGCTCCTGAAGAGGCTTTCATTAAGCTTGATGGGCTAGCAGGGATGCTGACTGAACAGCTCCGGAAACTCACCATACAAGTGCAGGAAGCAAGACACAACAGAGATGATGAAGCTGTCAAAAAGGCAGTGAATGAATATGATGACACCCTTGAGAAGTATATTCCTGTGCTGATGGCCCAGGCCAAAATCTACTGGGACCTTGAAAATTATCCAATGGTGGAAAAGATCTTCCGCAAATCTGTGGAATTCTGTAATGATCATGATGTGTGGAAGCTGAATGTGGCTCATGTTCTGTTCATGCAGGAAAACAAATACACAGAAGCCATAGGTTTTTATGAGCCCATAGTCAAGAAGCATTATGACAACATCCTGAATGTCAGTGCTATTGTGCTGGCTAACCTGTGTGTTTCATATATTATGACAAGTCAAAACGAAGAAGCCGAGGAGTTGATGAGGAAGATTGAAAAGGAGGAAGAGCAGCTCTCCTATGAGGACCCAGATAAGAAAATCTACCATCTCTGCATTGTGAATTTGGTGATAGGGACGCTCTATTGTGCCAAAGGAAATTATGACTTTGGTATTTCTCGGGTTATCAAAAGCTTGGAACCTTATAATAAAAAACTGGGAACTGATACCTGGTATTACGCCAAAAGATGCTTCCTGTCATTACTAGAAAACATGTCAAAACACACCATCATGCTTCGTGACAGTGTTATTCAAGAATGTGTCCAGTTTCTAGAACACTGTGAACTTTATGGCAGGAACATACCTGCTGTTATTGAACAACccctggaagaagaaagaatgcaTATTGGAAAGAATACAGTCACTTATGAATCCAGACAACTAAAAGCTTTGATTTATGAGATTATAGGTTGGAATATGTAG